In Actinomadura citrea, a single window of DNA contains:
- a CDS encoding TetR/AcrR family transcriptional regulator, with the protein MSTDGRLLKGEQTRSTILGRAVDIASAEGLEGLSIGRLATELRISKSGVFTHFGSKEELQLATVRRAAEVFRLHVVEPALAAPEGIGRVRALLDAWQRYQREPVFPGGCFFHSTMAEFDARPGRVRDAIAASQRDWRAFLEHCIREARDLGEIQAATDVAQLAFELEALCRTGAAHALLHDDPSLYERAAHAMSTRLAAVTAA; encoded by the coding sequence GTGAGCACCGACGGACGGCTTCTCAAGGGTGAGCAGACGCGCAGCACGATCCTCGGCCGCGCCGTCGACATCGCCTCGGCGGAGGGCCTGGAGGGCCTGTCGATCGGCCGGCTCGCGACCGAGTTGCGGATCAGCAAGAGTGGCGTGTTCACCCACTTCGGCTCCAAGGAGGAGCTCCAGCTGGCGACGGTCCGCAGGGCGGCCGAGGTGTTCCGCCTGCACGTGGTCGAGCCCGCGCTCGCCGCCCCCGAGGGGATCGGCCGCGTCCGCGCGCTCCTGGACGCCTGGCAGCGCTACCAGCGCGAGCCCGTCTTCCCCGGCGGATGCTTCTTCCACTCCACGATGGCCGAGTTCGACGCCCGCCCCGGCCGCGTCCGCGACGCGATCGCCGCGTCACAGCGCGACTGGCGCGCCTTCTTGGAGCACTGCATCCGCGAGGCGCGCGACCTCGGTGAGATCCAGGCCGCGACCGACGTCGCCCAGCTCGCCTTCGAGCTGGAGGCCCTCTGCCGCACGGGCGCCGCGCACGCCCTGCTCCACGACGACCCGTCCCTCTACGAGCGCGCCGCCCACGCCATGAGCACGCGGCTGGCCGCCGTCACCGCCGCCTGA
- a CDS encoding bifunctional 3'-5' exonuclease/DNA polymerase, which produces MRIAVAAGDGRGGALRVVAEDGAPAGGVEDVADLVSAIAARERDFAPRWVWPSTARLYPRLLEAGVRVSRCHDLELVESLLLGHAGRYGEPRSVRAAWARLRGEPVPEDRPPPREDAAQPSLFDDDAGREESADDLGQIVAVHAEQQRAAAGLGGFALLAAAESAGSLVAAEMAHDGLPWSAAEHDALLTEMLGPRPTGGLRPRRLQDLADRISAAFGPRVHVNPDSPAQIIRAFASAGLPIPSTRAHVLRQLDHPAVPLLLEYKELARLHAAHGWTWLDTWVSGGRFRPEYVVGGVVSGRWATSGGGALQIPRVLRKAVVADPGWALVVADAAQLEPRVLAALAGDRAFSEAAAHGDLYAALSDAFRDDADGGRTARDKAKIALLSAMYGGGTADAVQLLAVLKSRFPQAFEYVEAAAREGERGGLVRSRLGRTCPPPSAGWRELTSAGDDDAAPGPRGGTAAQALRGRGRFTRNFVVQATAADWALALLASLRRRLTALGPPRLVFFQHDEVIVHSPADLAGEVAGAVRDAALEARGLLFGDTPVVFPMEIAVVDRYADAK; this is translated from the coding sequence GTGAGGATCGCGGTCGCGGCCGGGGACGGGCGTGGGGGAGCGCTGCGGGTGGTCGCCGAGGACGGGGCGCCCGCGGGGGGCGTCGAGGACGTCGCCGACCTGGTCTCCGCGATCGCCGCGCGGGAGCGTGACTTCGCGCCGCGCTGGGTGTGGCCGTCCACCGCGCGGCTCTATCCCCGGCTGCTGGAGGCGGGCGTGCGGGTGTCGCGCTGCCATGACCTCGAACTGGTCGAGAGCCTGCTGCTCGGCCATGCCGGACGGTACGGGGAGCCGCGCTCGGTCCGGGCGGCCTGGGCGCGGCTGCGCGGCGAGCCCGTCCCGGAAGATCGGCCGCCGCCCCGGGAGGACGCGGCCCAGCCCTCGCTGTTCGACGACGACGCCGGGCGGGAGGAGTCCGCCGACGACCTCGGCCAGATCGTCGCGGTGCACGCCGAGCAGCAGCGCGCCGCCGCCGGGCTCGGCGGGTTCGCGCTGCTCGCGGCGGCGGAGTCGGCCGGGTCGCTGGTGGCCGCCGAGATGGCGCACGACGGGCTGCCCTGGTCGGCGGCCGAGCACGACGCGCTGCTCACCGAGATGCTCGGGCCGCGCCCGACGGGCGGCCTGCGGCCCCGCAGGCTGCAGGACCTCGCCGACCGCATCAGCGCGGCGTTCGGGCCGCGCGTGCACGTCAACCCCGACTCCCCGGCGCAGATCATCCGGGCCTTCGCCTCGGCGGGGCTGCCGATCCCGTCCACCCGGGCGCACGTCCTCAGACAGCTCGACCACCCCGCCGTCCCCCTGCTGCTGGAGTACAAGGAGCTGGCGCGGCTGCACGCCGCGCACGGCTGGACGTGGCTCGACACGTGGGTGAGCGGCGGCCGGTTCCGTCCCGAGTACGTCGTCGGCGGCGTGGTGTCCGGGAGGTGGGCGACGAGCGGCGGCGGGGCCCTGCAGATCCCGCGCGTGCTGCGCAAGGCCGTCGTCGCCGACCCCGGATGGGCCCTGGTCGTCGCCGACGCGGCGCAGCTCGAACCCCGGGTGCTGGCGGCGCTCGCCGGCGACCGCGCGTTCTCGGAGGCCGCCGCGCACGGCGACCTCTACGCCGCCCTGTCCGACGCCTTCCGCGACGACGCCGACGGAGGGCGGACCGCCCGCGACAAGGCCAAGATCGCCTTGCTGTCCGCCATGTACGGGGGAGGGACGGCGGACGCGGTGCAGCTCCTCGCCGTCCTGAAGAGCCGGTTCCCGCAGGCGTTCGAGTACGTGGAGGCCGCGGCGCGGGAGGGGGAGCGCGGAGGGCTCGTGCGGTCCCGCCTCGGGCGCACGTGCCCGCCGCCCTCGGCCGGGTGGCGCGAGCTGACGTCGGCGGGCGACGACGACGCCGCCCCGGGGCCCCGGGGCGGCACGGCGGCCCAGGCGCTGCGGGGGCGGGGCCGCTTCACCCGCAACTTCGTCGTCCAGGCCACCGCCGCCGACTGGGCGCTCGCGCTCCTGGCCTCCCTGCGCCGCCGCCTCACCGCGCTCGGCCCGCCCCGCCTGGTGTTCTTCCAGCACGACGAGGTCATCGTGCACAGCCCCGCCGACCTGGCCGGGGAGGTCGCCGGCGCGGTGCGCGACGCGGCGCTGGAGGCGCGCGGGCTGCTGTTCGGCGACACCCCGGTCGTCTTCCCGATGGAGATCGCGGTCGTCGACCGCTACGCCGACGCCAAGTGA
- a CDS encoding ABC transporter permease: MRALGALRGVVERVWLVAAVVVLWELVTRAVDETYFPPPTKIIDALHELWFSGPASHVFLTDKAVDDFSTSLTHLFVGWALAGAAGVLAGAAIGRSRVLYDLLNPVLEFLRAIPPPTLVPFFIIVFQLGTTMQVVTIAFGVVWPVLLNTCDGVRTVDPLQLETARVFGVGRLRRLLTVTLPAASPKIFAGLRVALSFALILMVISELFGSTAGIGSELIGAQRSFELPRMWAGIVMLGLLGLMFNAVFMLLERRLLSWHTGAKRLAS, from the coding sequence ATGAGGGCGCTCGGAGCGCTGCGCGGGGTCGTCGAGCGGGTCTGGCTCGTCGCCGCCGTCGTCGTGCTGTGGGAACTGGTCACGCGCGCGGTGGACGAGACCTACTTCCCCCCGCCCACGAAGATCATCGACGCGCTGCACGAGCTGTGGTTCTCCGGGCCCGCCTCCCACGTCTTCCTCACGGACAAGGCGGTGGACGACTTCTCCACCAGCCTCACCCACCTGTTCGTCGGATGGGCGCTCGCGGGCGCCGCCGGTGTCCTGGCGGGTGCGGCGATCGGCCGATCGCGGGTCCTGTACGACCTGCTCAACCCGGTGCTGGAGTTCCTGCGCGCGATACCTCCGCCCACCCTGGTGCCGTTCTTCATCATCGTGTTCCAGCTCGGCACGACCATGCAGGTCGTCACGATCGCGTTCGGCGTGGTGTGGCCGGTGCTGCTCAACACCTGCGACGGCGTCCGCACCGTGGATCCCCTGCAACTGGAGACGGCCCGGGTGTTCGGCGTCGGCCGGCTCCGCAGGCTGCTGACCGTCACGCTCCCGGCGGCGTCCCCCAAGATCTTCGCGGGGCTGCGGGTGGCGCTGTCGTTCGCGCTGATCCTCATGGTCATCTCAGAGCTGTTCGGCAGCACCGCGGGCATCGGCTCCGAGCTCATCGGCGCCCAGCGCTCGTTCGAACTGCCCCGGATGTGGGCCGGGATCGTCATGCTGGGCCTGCTCGGCCTCATGTTCAACGCGGTGTTCATGCTCCTGGAGCGGCGCCTGCTGTCCTGGCACACTGGCGCGAAGAGGCTTGCGAGCTGA
- a CDS encoding ABC transporter permease: protein MRHRRILLGAAGVAGLVAVVEVVSRAGLVDATALPPASTVLREAGKLAVDGEFLADVGATLTAWFGGLALAVLVAVPLGVLLGSVPVLGTASRALVEMLRPIPSVALIPLAIILFADPTQMKMSLIFYACLWPILINTLYALRDVDPVAKESLRSFGFGTLSVLWRVSLPSASPFIATGIRIAASVALVVVISTELLAGGINGVGIYLGDTQSGGGRTDLLLAGACWAGVLGLLANTALFGLERIAFRWNTARVEGIA from the coding sequence ATGAGGCACCGCCGTATCCTTCTCGGCGCCGCCGGGGTCGCCGGGCTGGTCGCCGTCGTCGAGGTCGTGAGCCGTGCCGGCCTCGTCGACGCGACCGCCCTGCCCCCGGCGTCGACCGTTCTGCGGGAGGCCGGGAAACTGGCCGTCGACGGGGAGTTCCTCGCCGACGTCGGGGCCACGCTGACGGCATGGTTCGGCGGGCTCGCGCTGGCGGTGCTCGTGGCGGTGCCGCTGGGCGTGCTGCTCGGCTCGGTGCCGGTGCTCGGCACCGCCTCCCGCGCGCTCGTCGAAATGCTGCGGCCCATTCCCTCGGTCGCGCTGATCCCGCTCGCCATCATCCTGTTCGCCGACCCCACGCAGATGAAGATGTCCTTGATCTTCTACGCCTGCCTGTGGCCGATCCTCATCAACACCCTGTACGCGCTCCGCGACGTCGACCCGGTCGCCAAGGAGAGCCTGCGCAGCTTCGGCTTCGGGACGCTGTCGGTGCTGTGGCGCGTCTCCCTGCCGAGCGCCTCGCCGTTCATCGCCACCGGCATCCGGATCGCCGCCTCCGTCGCCCTCGTCGTGGTGATCAGCACCGAGCTCCTGGCGGGCGGGATCAACGGGGTGGGGATCTACCTCGGCGACACCCAGTCCGGGGGCGGCCGGACCGACCTGCTGCTGGCCGGCGCCTGCTGGGCCGGAGTGCTGGGGCTGCTGGCCAACACCGCCCTCTTCGGGCTGGAGCGGATCGCGTTCCGCTGGAACACCGCCCGCGTGGAGGGGATCGCATGA
- a CDS encoding flavin-dependent oxidoreductase, with translation MRVLIVGAGIGGLTTALSLHEAGVEALVVDSANRLLPLGVGINLLPHAVRELTELGFTDELAETGIPTGEMVHFDRHGGRIWAEPRGRALGYHWPQYSIHRGELQMMLLDAVRARLGQDAVRTGTLFEGFEQDGTQVRARLLDRASGTAETVTADALIGADGLHSTVRAQLYPDEPAPLWNGIRLWRGITEADPILTGRTMVVMGSNATSKIVVYPISMRTERRGKALLNWAAEVRLADDRLDWDPDWNKAGRLEDVLPYFADWKYDWLDFPALMSEAAEILEYPMVDRDPVDRWTFGRVTLLGDAAHPMYPIGSNGGSQAILDARVLAHELAGSGDPADGLLAYDKARRETVNAIVRACRDMPADRVLHTVSQRAPDGFDSIEDVLTPDELNTISGAYRQTSFSDVEALNSRPSYSAAS, from the coding sequence ATGCGCGTACTCATCGTGGGGGCGGGCATCGGCGGGCTCACCACCGCGCTGAGCCTGCACGAGGCCGGGGTCGAGGCCCTCGTCGTCGATTCCGCCAACCGGCTGCTGCCGCTCGGCGTCGGCATCAATCTGCTGCCGCACGCCGTCCGGGAGCTCACCGAGCTGGGATTCACCGACGAGCTGGCCGAGACCGGCATCCCGACGGGCGAGATGGTGCACTTCGACCGGCACGGCGGCCGGATCTGGGCGGAGCCGCGCGGGCGCGCCCTCGGCTACCACTGGCCGCAGTACTCGATCCACCGCGGCGAGCTGCAGATGATGCTGCTCGACGCCGTCCGCGCGCGGCTCGGCCAGGACGCCGTCCGCACCGGGACCCTCTTCGAGGGCTTCGAGCAGGACGGGACGCAGGTGCGGGCACGCCTGCTCGACCGGGCGTCGGGCACCGCCGAGACGGTGACGGCCGACGCGCTGATCGGCGCGGACGGCCTGCACTCCACCGTCCGCGCGCAGCTGTACCCGGACGAGCCGGCACCGCTGTGGAACGGCATCAGGCTGTGGCGCGGGATCACCGAGGCCGACCCCATCCTGACCGGGCGGACCATGGTCGTCATGGGCAGCAACGCCACGTCGAAGATCGTCGTCTATCCGATCTCCATGCGCACGGAGCGCCGGGGCAAGGCGCTGCTCAACTGGGCCGCCGAGGTCAGGCTCGCCGACGACCGGCTGGACTGGGACCCCGACTGGAACAAGGCGGGCCGTCTGGAGGACGTGCTCCCCTACTTCGCGGACTGGAAGTACGACTGGCTCGACTTCCCCGCGCTGATGTCCGAGGCGGCGGAGATCCTGGAGTATCCGATGGTCGACCGGGACCCCGTCGACCGCTGGACGTTCGGCCGCGTGACGCTGCTCGGCGACGCCGCCCACCCGATGTACCCGATCGGGTCCAACGGCGGCTCCCAGGCCATCCTCGACGCCCGCGTCCTGGCGCACGAGCTGGCCGGCTCCGGCGACCCGGCCGACGGGCTGCTCGCCTACGACAAGGCGCGCCGCGAGACGGTCAACGCCATCGTCCGGGCCTGCCGGGACATGCCGGCCGACCGCGTCCTGCACACGGTCAGCCAGCGGGCGCCGGACGGTTTCGACTCGATCGAGGACGTGCTGACGCCCGACGAGCTGAACACGATCAGCGGCGCGTACCGGCAGACCTCGTTCTCCGACGTCGAGGCCCTGAACTCCCGCCCCTCCTACTCGGCGGCGAGCTGA
- a CDS encoding DUF4234 domain-containing protein, producing the protein MSYPQQGQGQQQAYQGGYSPAPAQHQAPAAVGTGLNMKRRNPVGAWLGLPIITFGIYGLVWFFKVHNELHEYDRRIDNAATNALLSMLFGGITLGIWPLVMWVKLGGRIAQAQRAAGLQPSCSGGMGFLLGIFGFGVLYYQLQLNKVTDRYGDTPAAQQVSLAA; encoded by the coding sequence ATGAGTTACCCCCAGCAGGGTCAGGGCCAGCAGCAGGCGTACCAGGGCGGCTACTCGCCCGCCCCCGCGCAGCACCAGGCGCCCGCCGCCGTCGGCACCGGCCTCAACATGAAGCGCCGCAACCCGGTCGGCGCCTGGCTCGGACTGCCGATCATCACCTTCGGCATCTACGGGCTCGTGTGGTTCTTCAAGGTCCACAACGAGCTCCACGAGTACGACCGGCGCATCGACAACGCCGCCACCAACGCGCTGCTGTCCATGCTGTTCGGCGGCATCACCCTCGGCATCTGGCCCCTCGTCATGTGGGTCAAGCTCGGCGGGCGCATCGCCCAGGCCCAGCGCGCGGCCGGCCTCCAGCCGAGCTGCAGCGGCGGCATGGGCTTCCTGCTCGGCATCTTCGGCTTCGGCGTGCTGTACTACCAGCTCCAGCTGAACAAGGTCACCGACCGCTACGGCGACACCCCGGCGGCCCAGCAGGTCTCGCTGGCTGCTTAG
- a CDS encoding ABC transporter ATP-binding protein, which yields MLQITGLSHSYGDGHRAIDGLDLTVPDGQLLSIVGPSGCGKSTLLRCIGGLIRPTAGTLTLDGRPIDGVPDDLAVVFQDYSRSLFPWLTVRDNVALPLRRRGKGRSERRAAAQESLESVGLADAGRKYPWQLSGGMQQRVSIARALAYRPSLLLMDEPFGSVDAQTREDLEDLVLQMHRTRKMTILLVTHDIDESVYVGDRVVVLNRSPARVHADLPVDLPSARDQIETRGTPEFVRLRAEVGRLVRGGAKVPGAAPAGTG from the coding sequence GTGCTCCAGATAACCGGCCTCAGCCATTCCTACGGCGACGGCCACCGGGCCATCGACGGGCTCGACCTCACCGTCCCGGACGGCCAGCTGCTCAGCATCGTCGGCCCGTCCGGCTGCGGCAAGTCCACCCTGCTGCGCTGTATCGGCGGGCTGATCCGCCCGACCGCCGGAACCCTCACCCTGGACGGCAGGCCGATCGACGGCGTGCCCGACGACCTCGCCGTGGTGTTCCAGGACTACAGCCGGTCGCTGTTCCCCTGGCTGACCGTCCGCGACAACGTGGCGCTGCCGCTGCGGCGGCGTGGAAAGGGCCGCTCGGAGCGGCGCGCCGCAGCGCAGGAGTCTCTGGAGTCCGTGGGTCTCGCGGACGCGGGGCGCAAGTACCCGTGGCAGCTGTCGGGGGGCATGCAGCAGCGCGTGTCGATCGCGCGGGCTCTCGCCTACCGCCCGTCGCTGCTGCTCATGGACGAGCCGTTCGGGTCGGTGGACGCGCAGACCCGGGAGGACCTGGAGGACCTCGTCCTGCAGATGCACCGGACCCGGAAGATGACGATCCTGCTCGTCACGCACGACATCGACGAGAGCGTCTACGTCGGTGACCGAGTGGTCGTGCTGAACCGCTCGCCCGCCCGCGTCCACGCCGACCTGCCGGTCGATCTGCCCTCGGCACGCGACCAGATCGAGACCCGGGGGACCCCCGAGTTCGTCCGGCTTCGGGCCGAGGTCGGGCGACTGGTCCGCGGTGGCGCGAAGGTGCCCGGCGCGGCGCCCGCGGGCACCGGGTGA
- a CDS encoding MFS transporter has translation MTTTTETTGTGPAPPRAPAVRRDVPWLAAGATFLAMLDATVANLAVPDLHVDFPGSTLSGLTWVITLYAVLFAALLAPAGRVADLVGRRSLYLGGTGLFTLASLACAIAPNLPVLLATRAVQGAAAAALIPASLALLLHDTPPERRARSIGLWSAAGAFAAAIGPGLGGVLVDLSGWRSLFLINLPIGLAMLLGGRRLPRAEGGAGRLPDLAGTVLLGAGVGGVALGVTQSQDWGWTDARTPALLVGGVVLAGLALWRSARHPVPALEISLWRNRRFAVANAASFLYGTSLYAWLLVGVLFLTGQWHYSILKAGFASTPGAFTATAAAVVTGRLTARTGVRPAVTGGALIVAASGVWAVASLPAEPHFLTFWLPVGLLLGTGVGMLSTGTATAAALSAGPLRFAGATGLNTTARQLGGALGIAVLAALLPERAALGDYASVYLFCTIAAAGTAAAGLLLAVRPAKN, from the coding sequence ATGACCACCACGACCGAGACGACCGGGACCGGCCCGGCCCCACCGCGGGCGCCCGCCGTGCGGCGGGACGTGCCCTGGCTCGCCGCCGGCGCGACGTTCCTGGCCATGCTCGACGCCACCGTCGCCAACCTGGCCGTCCCCGACCTGCACGTCGACTTCCCCGGCAGCACGCTGTCCGGCCTGACCTGGGTGATCACCCTGTACGCGGTGCTGTTCGCGGCGCTGCTCGCCCCCGCCGGCCGCGTCGCCGACCTGGTCGGGCGCCGGTCGCTGTACCTGGGGGGCACCGGGCTGTTCACGCTGGCGTCGCTGGCGTGCGCGATCGCGCCGAACCTGCCCGTCCTGCTGGCGACGCGCGCCGTGCAGGGCGCCGCCGCGGCGGCGCTGATCCCCGCGTCCCTCGCGCTGCTGCTGCACGACACGCCCCCCGAGCGGCGCGCCCGCAGCATCGGGCTGTGGAGCGCGGCGGGCGCGTTCGCCGCCGCGATCGGCCCCGGCCTCGGCGGGGTGCTGGTCGACCTGTCCGGCTGGCGGTCCCTGTTCCTCATCAACCTCCCGATCGGGCTGGCGATGCTGCTCGGCGGGCGGCGCCTGCCCCGGGCCGAGGGCGGCGCGGGACGGCTGCCCGACCTCGCCGGGACGGTGCTGCTCGGCGCCGGCGTGGGCGGCGTCGCGCTCGGCGTGACGCAGAGCCAGGACTGGGGATGGACGGACGCCCGGACGCCCGCGCTGCTGGTCGGCGGCGTCGTCCTGGCCGGCCTGGCGCTGTGGCGGTCGGCGCGGCACCCCGTGCCCGCGTTGGAGATCTCGCTGTGGCGCAACCGCCGGTTCGCCGTCGCGAACGCCGCCTCGTTCCTGTACGGGACGTCGCTGTACGCATGGCTGCTCGTCGGCGTGCTCTTCCTGACGGGCCAGTGGCACTACTCGATCCTGAAGGCGGGGTTCGCCTCGACGCCCGGCGCGTTCACGGCCACCGCGGCGGCGGTCGTGACGGGACGGCTCACCGCCCGTACCGGCGTCCGCCCCGCCGTGACGGGCGGCGCGCTGATCGTGGCCGCCTCCGGGGTCTGGGCGGTCGCGTCCCTTCCCGCCGAACCGCACTTCCTGACGTTCTGGCTCCCGGTCGGGCTCCTGCTCGGCACCGGGGTGGGGATGCTCAGCACCGGCACCGCCACGGCCGCCGCCCTGTCGGCCGGGCCGCTGCGGTTCGCCGGCGCCACCGGGCTCAACACCACGGCGCGGCAGCTCGGCGGCGCGCTCGGCATCGCCGTCCTCGCCGCGCTGCTGCCGGAGCGGGCCGCGCTCGGCGACTACGCCTCCGTGTACCTGTTCTGCACGATCGCCGCCGCGGGCACGGCCGCCGCCGGCCTGCTCCTCGCCGTCCGCCCGGCGAAGAACTGA
- a CDS encoding SGNH/GDSL hydrolase family protein: MTETIPSEWTDPSVLAAAEAAALLAGAPWTRMVTIGDSIAEGVREPVPGYRDLSWTDRVEEALGAAAPGFTALNLGRRDLVAAQVAAEQLGPALEFRPDLAFVVAGGNDMLRPDFDADGVRRELAAMVAAFRAAGADVVTIGLLDITAAGLGPSRYREVISARTRQLAALTADVAGEHGACHVDNPRGHPLAADPGIYCADGLHLNARGHAFAAANTIRALAAHLASA, encoded by the coding sequence ATGACCGAGACGATCCCGTCGGAGTGGACGGACCCGTCCGTGCTGGCCGCCGCGGAGGCCGCCGCGCTGCTGGCCGGCGCGCCGTGGACCCGCATGGTGACGATCGGCGACAGCATCGCCGAGGGCGTCCGCGAGCCCGTCCCCGGCTACCGCGACCTGTCCTGGACCGACCGCGTCGAGGAGGCACTGGGGGCGGCGGCGCCCGGGTTCACCGCGCTGAACCTCGGACGGCGCGACCTCGTCGCCGCGCAGGTGGCGGCCGAGCAGCTCGGGCCGGCCCTGGAGTTCCGGCCCGACCTGGCGTTCGTGGTGGCCGGGGGCAACGACATGCTCCGCCCGGACTTCGACGCGGACGGCGTGCGCCGCGAGCTGGCCGCGATGGTCGCGGCGTTCCGCGCGGCCGGCGCCGACGTCGTCACGATCGGGTTGCTGGACATCACCGCCGCCGGGCTCGGCCCGTCCCGCTACCGGGAGGTCATCTCGGCGCGGACGCGGCAGCTGGCCGCGCTCACCGCCGACGTGGCGGGCGAGCACGGCGCCTGCCACGTCGACAACCCCCGCGGGCATCCGCTCGCCGCCGATCCGGGCATCTACTGCGCCGACGGGCTGCACCTCAACGCCCGGGGCCACGCGTTCGCCGCGGCCAACACGATCCGCGCGCTGGCCGCTCACTTGGCGTCGGCGTAG
- a CDS encoding ABC transporter substrate-binding protein produces the protein MPASHRRTAVTGALAIALALSAAACGSSEKKSANGLEKSEITLGNMTVADTAPVQLAISKGLFKAEGLTVKTQVIPGGAAGIPLLKSGRLDFSISNYVSLLTAGSKDPGFKPKIVVEGMQSAPKTHTLMVRKDSPYHTIKDLAGKKIAVNTKRNVATLLVRAAGKPQSVEFDEDKNFVEVPPPAMEQALKSKSVEAVQAIEPFGTQMQQSMGARMVADLSSGPTADFPIAGFATTEKFAKENPKTVAAFQRALLKAQGMAADRKLVQEVLPTYAKGIDAKVASTMSFGTWPTTLNATRLQRVADLMQQFGYLDKPLDVKSYMATSA, from the coding sequence ATGCCTGCTTCCCACCGCCGTACAGCCGTCACCGGCGCGCTCGCGATCGCTCTGGCACTCTCCGCCGCGGCCTGCGGCTCCTCTGAGAAGAAGTCGGCCAACGGTCTGGAGAAGTCCGAGATCACGCTCGGCAACATGACCGTCGCCGACACCGCGCCCGTCCAGCTCGCCATCTCCAAGGGACTGTTCAAGGCCGAGGGCCTGACTGTCAAGACCCAGGTCATCCCGGGTGGGGCCGCGGGCATCCCGCTCCTGAAGAGCGGGCGGCTGGACTTCAGCATCAGCAACTACGTCTCCCTGCTCACCGCGGGGTCCAAGGACCCGGGCTTCAAGCCCAAGATCGTCGTCGAGGGCATGCAGAGCGCCCCGAAGACGCACACGCTGATGGTGCGCAAGGACTCCCCGTATCACACGATCAAGGACCTGGCCGGCAAGAAGATCGCCGTCAACACCAAGCGCAACGTCGCCACGCTGCTGGTGCGCGCCGCCGGCAAGCCCCAGAGCGTCGAGTTCGACGAGGACAAGAACTTCGTCGAGGTCCCCCCGCCCGCCATGGAGCAGGCCCTGAAGTCCAAGAGCGTCGAGGCCGTCCAGGCGATCGAGCCCTTCGGCACCCAGATGCAGCAGTCGATGGGCGCCCGCATGGTCGCCGACCTGTCCAGCGGGCCGACCGCGGACTTCCCGATCGCGGGCTTCGCCACCACCGAGAAGTTCGCCAAGGAGAACCCCAAGACGGTCGCCGCCTTCCAGCGCGCGCTGCTGAAGGCGCAGGGCATGGCCGCCGACCGCAAGCTCGTCCAGGAGGTCCTGCCGACCTACGCCAAGGGGATCGACGCCAAGGTCGCCTCCACCATGAGCTTCGGCACGTGGCCGACCACGCTGAACGCCACCCGCCTCCAGCGCGTGGCCGACCTGATGCAGCAGTTCGGCTACCTGGACAAGCCTCTCGACGTCAAGTCCTACATGGCGACGTCCGCTTAA